Within Colius striatus isolate bColStr4 chromosome 5, bColStr4.1.hap1, whole genome shotgun sequence, the genomic segment ttggaaaagacctttaagatcaatgAGTCCAAtcactccaccacctccctgggaagcctgtgccagtgttgaggcacaacttgagcccatttccacttaatacttgggagaagagactgagccctacctcactacaacctcctatcaggtagttgtagagaacgatcacatctcctctcagcctccacTTTTCAAATTGCACACCCCCAGATGCCTCAGTCACTCCTCATTAGACTTGTGCTCctgacccttcaccagctttgtcgCCCATCTCTGAAAACACTCCAgaacctcagtgtccttcttcttgtgaggggcccagaactgaacacaatattcaaggtgaGGCCTcacagtgctgagtacaggggcacaatcacttctttggtcctgctggtcacattgtttctgatacaagccaggatgccattgggcttcttggccgcctgggcacactgctggctcacgttcagccagctcttgatcaaCCTCCACCTCTTCCCCTAACCCTTCTTTGCTCACGTAGAGACaccatttttcatttccttcaggTTTCTTTAACAATGGTGAATACACTCTTGATATTTTCTGTCACCAAGATAAGCCTTTCATTGCCAGTCTTGGCTATTTTCCAATTCAAtcaagttttccttttattccttaGGAACCCCTGTGCTACAGCAACATTTGCCACCCCAGCCCTTGCAGTACAAACTCCTGAGATTTTATATTTAAACTCCAAACACCCTCAGTATTTAAAtgccttgatttttttctcctgccagTGACTTCACCAGCCCACTCCTTTAAGCTTtttttgggaaaagaaaattcttaattaaaaacaaaacaaaacacccaacAAATCTTCTGAATGCTGACTCTGTTATTTTCAGCAACATCTTCATAAATCGAGCCAAGTCTGAAGTAACATCATCTCAGTTGATTCTGATTTTACCACGCCCAGAGAAAGGATAACTAAGAAAGGTTTTATTAGTGGCGTCAGACTTACGGATCACGCAAATGTACTCGGCTATCAGGGACATCTCCCTGACACACATTGAGGAAACAGAGATCCCCGAGTAGAACCTCAGAGACGTCATTACCTTATTAACAGGTCAGGTAAGACTCAGAATGTACGCCCCGAGGAACTGGGGGCGAGACACGCCGGCATGAAGCGCCCCGCTCCCCCTCACACGGGTGTGCTCCTTCCTCACTCGCCGGCAGCTCCGCCACCTCCCCACCGCCTTCTGCGCCTCCAGCACCCGGCCTTGCACGGCTCGCCTTGGGATGGCCTGAGGCAAGGGCGCTGCCAGCCCCCGGCGAAAGAGGAGGCGCGCACAGGCTCGTACCTCGCCGGGCCGCGGGAGCCAAGCGGGGCTGCGCGGGGCTGCCCGCTCCGCCGGGCCCGCGTTCGCGGCGCCGTTGCTAGGACACGGCCCGGGCGCACGCGCCCTGAGGGGCAGGGGGCGGGAAGAGGCGTCGGAGCCCTGGTTGGAGGAGCTCGGCCGTCACTCGCTCCGGTGCCGGGCCCGCGGCCGCCATGGGCGTCCAGGGCCTGACGGGCTTCCTGGAAGAGCGCGGAGCGTTCTTCAGCGACCTGCGGCTCAGAGACACCAAGCTGGTCGTCGACGGGAGCAACCTCTACCACTGGCTGTGCTTCGGCTCCGCCGTCGACTTCCGCCGCGGCGGCGACTACGGACTCTTCGCGGCGGCCGTGCGCGACTTCTTCGGCAGCCTGCGGGCCTGCCGCATCGCCCCCTTCGTGGTGCTGGACGGCGGGCGCGACGCCGACGACAGGAAGCTGCGCACGCTGCGGGAGCGCGCCGCCGGGCGGCTGCGGGCAGCCCACGGCCtctcccgcggcggcggcgggtgcCTGGTGCCGGTGCTGACGCGCGACGCCTTCGTGCAGGCGCTGGGCCGCCTCGGCGTGCCCTTCGTGCAGTGCTTCGCCGAGGCCGACCGGGAAGTCGCGGGCCTGGCCAACCGCTGGGGCTGCCCCGTCCTCTCCCTCGACAGCGACTTCTACGTGTTCGACCTGAAGGCCGGCTACTGCCCCCTGAGCCACTTCCAGTGGCAGAGCGTCCGCGCGGGGGACGGGGAGCGGGGCTGCTACGTTCCCGCTCGCTGCTTCTCCGCGGAGAGGCTCTGCAGGCACTTCAGTCACCTCAACAAGAGGCTGCTCCCTCTCTTCGCCGTCCTGAGCGGGAACGACCACATCGACCCGGCGGCCCTGGACGCCTTCTTCAGCAGGGCGCGCCTGGCGtcggggaagggagggaagagcGCCCGCCTTCAGGGGCTGCTGCGGTGGCTGGCGCAGTTCGCGGAGCCGGCGGAGGCGGTCGACGGTGTGCTGAAGTACCTGGAGAAACACCGAAGAGAAGAAATAAGGACGCTTCTATGCACGGCCATGGAGGATTACGTTCCATCGGATGAAAATCTGGAGGACTTTTTTAAGAACGGAAAGTACGAGTGCGAGGCTGCCAGGAAAGCTGACTTACCACAGTGGGTGCTCGATGCTTTGGCAAAAGGTAAGCTGGCTCCCTTCACCAGCAATGTCCTGACGCTAAGAAGTACCTTTCTCCCTGTTCAGGTAGAGGACATGGAGAAACCTAGCGCACACAGGGCAGCTTTGCCCATCCGACAAGTTATCTATGGACTGCTTCTGAATGTATCTCAAAATACTGAAGCTGCTTCTCCAAGTAAGCAGACCAACAAGCTGCCGGTTGTATGTGAATTTGACAGACTCCAAAAGACActtaagaaaacatttgttcAAGCAGCAAGCCTACCCACAGAGTTTTGTGATGATCATTTTGCTTTGGACAAGATAATGGAGGTAAACGGTTGTCAGAGCAGATCACAGTTAACAGTGTTTCATGAGTGACAAAAGAATAGTTGGAACTCATGGTTACCAAATGGGATGCCTAAACAAAGCCATCTCACTAACTAACCACTTACCGCAGAGGTAACTGCAGGCTCTGAGCTTGCCCTGTGAGAGTTGAGAAGCTACAGAGGTTAACTTCTAAGACCTTCTTTCACCCTATATATTCTGTATCATTATAGGAAGGAACTCAGTTTCCTAAAATTTAGAAAAGGGCAATTTAACACTGCAAACTCAATTTATATTTGATCAAGCTACGGATGTTTTGGAGCAGTCTTCTGAAACAGAATCTGACATAAGCATTTTTACTAAAAATCACCATTATTTCATGTATGAATCTTGCAGCTGCCCAGCAATTTTACCTGCTGCAAATAGGCATCCTGCTAAGGTGGAACCTGGCTGCTtgccacacagcacagcagctggaAACCAGCATGTAGTCAAAGGAAAGTTGTACTAGCTTAGTTCCAGTCACCATTAGCATCTCTGTGTATTTTAATTCTAATGATTAAGACTAAGTCTTGCCGTGAATGGTAAGTAATCTCCCATTCCTAAAGTTTTGTAACTGAAGTTTTGTACACAGTAATTTCTGAAACATCTGGAAATACAATCTGTGTCTTCTAATACTGCCTATTTAAGCCCATTCTGACATTCAGATCAACTGTTATCTCTCTGTGTGTGGGCTGAGCTTTATGTTCTTACCACTTGCTGGTGGCTATTTTGCATGAGAATAAAAGTCAATCACTTGTACAGCCATTACATGCTACAGGTAGCTATGGATCCAAGGTTCTACTACAGGTTATTGTTACAGGCCTTTTAAGTAAGTAATACGCAAACACTTGAGTTTTGAAAAGCCATATTTTGGGTTTTAATTAATGACACCT encodes:
- the ASTE1 gene encoding protein asteroid homolog 1, encoding MGVQGLTGFLEERGAFFSDLRLRDTKLVVDGSNLYHWLCFGSAVDFRRGGDYGLFAAAVRDFFGSLRACRIAPFVVLDGGRDADDRKLRTLRERAAGRLRAAHGLSRGGGGCLVPVLTRDAFVQALGRLGVPFVQCFAEADREVAGLANRWGCPVLSLDSDFYVFDLKAGYCPLSHFQWQSVRAGDGERGCYVPARCFSAERLCRHFSHLNKRLLPLFAVLSGNDHIDPAALDAFFSRARLASGKGGKSARLQGLLRWLAQFAEPAEAVDGVLKYLEKHRREEIRTLLCTAMEDYVPSDENLEDFFKNGKYECEAARKADLPQWVLDALAKGKLAPFTSNVLTLRSTFLPVQVEDMEKPSAHRAALPIRQVIYGLLLNVSQNTEAASPSKQTNKLPVVCEFDRLQKTLKKTFVQAASLPTEFCDDHFALDKIMEVPMSRRQMLLLETLGVKMSFLEPVPSHLQLPVAVTCYWIRCSEPEVKLHQLKALLLMIVSGELERITNDPDAAVLCAEDDSIAWKEFLKWNENKLQNDGFDLDAAHSFCQWQCCLQMGLYLDQLLGTPLSEPDLSRLYSGTLVHRLYQELKSTPAVENLFSLSPKMTQLYQVLLNTVESTVSPEFFQNMTKTKSKSCKKKKTSNKEKKCAISESQHLCTVNRFALLGVDD